The following proteins are encoded in a genomic region of Cyclonatronum proteinivorum:
- a CDS encoding rod shape-determining protein produces the protein MQATETPETTKNRPKKQSAFDWLYTDIAIDLGTANTLIYERGKGIVLNEPSIVAMDAKGGVVAIGHEARLMHEKTHQNIRTIRPLRDGVIADFEVAEHMIRGMIKKVKKRWYSSTRKMVVCVPSGITEVEKRAVRDSAERAGAKEVFLVDEPMAAAIGIGLDVHEPVGNMIVDIGGGTTEIAVIALSGIVYSQSVRIGGDKLNEVIINYFRRNHNLLIGERTGEEVKMTLGSATPLDEEIEMYAKGRDLINGVPKTRVVTSRDVREALSETVNTIVESVTKSLEQTPPELSSDLLDRGIMLTGGGALLKNLDRLIMETTELPVHIAEDPLTAVVRGTGAILEDIDFYKSVLT, from the coding sequence ATGCAAGCAACTGAAACCCCGGAAACAACAAAAAATCGCCCCAAAAAACAGTCCGCATTTGACTGGCTTTACACGGACATTGCTATTGACCTTGGAACCGCCAATACGCTGATCTATGAACGCGGGAAAGGAATTGTGCTCAATGAACCTTCTATCGTAGCCATGGATGCCAAAGGGGGCGTTGTAGCCATCGGGCACGAAGCCCGGCTCATGCACGAAAAAACGCACCAGAATATCCGGACCATACGCCCGCTGCGGGACGGCGTTATTGCCGATTTTGAAGTAGCTGAGCATATGATTCGCGGCATGATTAAAAAAGTAAAAAAGCGCTGGTACTCTTCAACCCGAAAAATGGTCGTTTGTGTGCCTTCAGGCATTACGGAAGTTGAAAAACGCGCCGTCCGCGACAGTGCAGAGCGCGCAGGTGCGAAAGAAGTTTTTCTGGTTGATGAGCCCATGGCTGCCGCTATCGGTATCGGTCTTGATGTGCATGAACCCGTCGGAAACATGATTGTGGATATCGGTGGCGGTACTACCGAAATCGCGGTTATTGCCCTCTCCGGAATTGTGTATTCACAATCTGTCCGGATTGGCGGGGACAAGCTGAACGAAGTTATCATCAATTATTTCCGCCGCAATCACAACCTGCTTATTGGGGAGCGAACGGGTGAAGAAGTCAAGATGACACTGGGTTCAGCAACGCCGCTTGATGAAGAAATCGAAATGTATGCGAAAGGTCGCGATCTGATCAACGGCGTGCCCAAAACCAGGGTTGTAACCTCGCGCGACGTGAGAGAAGCACTATCAGAAACTGTAAACACTATTGTCGAATCTGTCACCAAATCTCTGGAGCAAACCCCGCCGGAGCTGTCTTCAGACCTGCTGGACCGGGGTATTATGCTTACGGGCGGCGGGGCCCTTCTCAAAAACCTGGATCGGCTTATTATGGAGACTACCGAGCTTCCGGTTCATATCGCCGAAGATCCCCTAACAGCTGTTGTACGGGGTACAGGGGCTATTCTCGAAGATATTGATTTCTACAAGAGCGTACTCACCTAA